Proteins co-encoded in one Plasmodium sp. gorilla clade G2 genome assembly, chromosome: 9 genomic window:
- a CDS encoding GTP-binding protein, putative gives MNYTSVNKRKLWLLIIILILYNIKCICENIGDLKKRLCFNNFSNSKKKKKKWLAKKKKNYFNIRENKKYNTTKRRKYYGRIDNNKKDYYNFMNSSLYLNYISNVNSFLHYNTNNDKKKKKCYYMCKKSNNIIKAKINDNDSMLLDNNLRHEELRSDKEYYNINNEYTQKVYNNYMIHDLSNDNTLNECSSDIKKETNNQTDHQMNDNLNDNVTFDLKDKKCNQKNIRNFCILAHIDSGKSTLADRFLELTNTIKKKRMQEQFLDMMCLEREKGITIKLKAVRMHYNNYIFNLIDTPGHFDFYHEVKRSLNVCEGAILLIDGGKGIQSQTLNIFLELKKHNIKIIPVINKIDLSTCLYDKIKDDLINKFSFKEEEILKISAKYGKNVKTLFQRIISDIPPPTNNTNTFFRGVVFDSFFDQYKGVVLIIKVLNGELKKKTEIFFINSRKSYIIQEIGYLVPEMKPTDVISQGDIAYVCSNIRNCDDIQISETIVNKDIIKKNNENEFVINFKKINQVKNQNVLHDLSDKGKEYLTYHKNEGNKYKEEVKEDKYKGEIEKDKYKGEIEKDKYKEEIEKNKYKEEIKKDDNKFNINIIKEQSNEPNKDQIIYKHEYKNEGTVNIHNNDDFIKDNINNENLSSSIQGNHNIPPILKKNDINIKSIAANKIEASYPSVYCNIYCVNDKKSNELEMSLNKLKLNDSSFSFKKYICETLGKGFKCGFNGLLHLNIIQERIKREYNIDTIVTAPSVNYLIKVKEKYMDKRLREKLLERNFDIQNMHIEDMDSKSSDDCFFFMTSNVNDIPTKNVVHSIYEPYVKTNIITPEIYQKYIMNECFKRRGIFIKKEIMNDQIIFLFEMPLSEILINFLDQIKSSTKGYGSMSYENMIIYKPSELYKIHIYINKKKIDSLSFLAHKLNYEEKSRKLVSKLKSLINPHQFLIVIQAALESKIFVSEKIKPLKKNVTAKCYGGDITRRRKLIEKQNEGKKKMFEIGKVKLPPNIFTKLFDIKGE, from the coding sequence ATGAATTATACTTCagttaataaaagaaaattatggcttcttataataattctcatcttatataatattaaatgtatatgCGAAAATATAGGGGACTTAAAAAAAAGACTATGCTTTAATAATTTCTCGAattcgaaaaaaaaaaaaaaaaaatggctagccaaaaaaaaaaaaaattatttcaacATAAgggaaaacaaaaaatataataccaCAAAAAGGAGAAAATATTATGGAAGGATTGATAACAATAAGaaagattattataattttatgaatagttctttatatttaaattatatttcaaaCGTAAACTCTTTTTTAcattataatacaaataatgataaaaaaaaaaaaaaatgttattatatgtgtaaaaagtctaataatattatcaaggcaaaaataaatgataacgATAGTATGCTTcttgataataatttgaGACATGAGGAACTAAGAAGTGATaaggaatattataatattaacaatgaatatacacaaaaagtatataataattatatgatacaTGATTTATCAAATGATAATACTTTAAATGAATGTTCaagtgatataaaaaaagaaaccaATAATCAAACAGATCATCAGATGAACgataatttaaatgataatgtCACCTTTGATTTGaaagataaaaaatgtaaccaaaaaaatattcgCAATTTCTGCATCTTGGCACATATAGATAGTGGAAAATCTACATTAGCTGATAGATTTTTAGAACTTACaaatacaattaaaaaaaaaaggatgcAAGAACAATTTTTAGATATGATGTGTTTAGAAAGAGAAAAAGGtataacaataaaattaaaagctGTAAGAAtgcattataataattatatatttaatttgatAGATACTCCTGGgcattttgatttttatcaTGAAGTAAAAAGATCTTTGAATGTGTGTGAAGGTGCAATCCTTTTAATTGATGGAGGTAAAGGTATTCAATCACaaacattaaatatatttcttgaattaaaaaaacataatataaaaataatacccgttattaataaaatagatTTAAGTACATgcttatatgataaaataaaagatgatttgattaataaatttagttttaaagaagaagaaattttaaaaatatcagCAAAATATggtaaaaatgtaaaaaccTTATTTCAAAGAATTATTAGTGATATTCCCCCTCCAACAAATAATACCAATACCTTTTTTAGAGGTGTTGTCTTCGATTCTTTTTTTGATCAATATAAAGGGGTcgtattaattattaaagtTCTTAATggagaattaaaaaaaaaaacagaaattttttttattaacagTAGAAAGAGTTATATCATACAAGAAATTGGATATCTCGTTCCTGAGATGAAACCTACTGATGTTATATCTCAAGGAGATATAGCATATGTATGTTCAAATATAAGAAACTGTGATGATATACAAATAAGTGAAACGATtgtaaataaagatattattaagaaaaataatgaaaatgaatttgtcattaattttaaaaagataAACCAGGTAAAGAACCAAAATGTGTTGCACGATTTGAGTGATAAGGGTAAAGAATATTTGACCtatcataaaaatgaagggaataaatataaagaagaggtaaaagaagataaatataaaggagagatagaaaaagataaatataaaggagagatagaaaaagataaatataaagaagagatagaaaaaaataaatataaagaagagataaaaaaagatgataataaattcaacataaatataataaaagaacaaTCAAATGAACCAAATAAAgatcaaattatatataaacatgaatataaaaatgaaggaaCAGTTAATATTCATAACAATGatgattttataaaagataatattaataatgaaaatttgTCTTCTAGTATCCAAGGAAATCATAATATTCCTCccattttgaaaaaaaatgatattaatataaaaagcaTTGCTGCTAACAAAATAGAAGCATCTTATCCATCTGTTTATTGTAATATTTATTGTGTGAATGATAAGAAATCGAATGAATTAGAAATgtcattaaataaattaaaattaaatgatagttctttttcttttaaaaaatatatatgtgaaacgTTAGGTAAAGGTTTTAAATGTGGGTTTAATGGATTattacatttaaatataattcaagaaagaataaaaagagaatataatattgatacAATAGTAACAGCACCATCtgttaattatttaataaaagtaaaagaGAAATATATGGATAAGAGATTAAGAGAAAAATTACTTGAAAGAAATTttgatatacaaaatatgcATATTGAAGATATGGATAGCAAATCAAGTGATgattgtttcttttttatgaCAAGTAATGTTAATGATATTCCAACAAAAAATGTAGTACATTCTATATATGAACCATATGTTAAAACTAATATTATAACACCAGAAATATatcagaaatatataatgaatgaatgttttaaaagaagaggtatatttattaaaaaagaaattatgaatgatcaaataatttttctatttGAAATGCCTTTGTCAGAAATACTTATTAATTTTCTAGATCAAATCAAATCATCTACTAAAGGATATGGATCTATGAGTTATGaaaatatgattatttataaacctagtgaattatataaaattcatatatatattaataaaaaaaaaatagattcTTTATCATTTCTAGCACATAAACTAAATTATGAGGAAAAATCAAGAAAACTTGTTTCGAAATTAAAAAGTTTAATTAATCCCCATCAATTCCTTATTGTCATACAGGCAGCACTCGAATCAAAAATTTTTGTAtctgaaaaaattaaacctctcaaaaaaaatgtaacaGCCAAATGTTATGGTGGAGATATTacaagaagaagaaaattgaTTGAAAAGCAAAATGAAGGAAAGAAGAAGATGTTTGAAATTGGAAAGGTTAAATTGCCTCCTAATATTTTTACCAAGCTCTTTGACATAAAGGGTGAATAA
- a CDS encoding inhibitor of cysteine proteases, translating to MNHLIFLSFFLLSCIAHLSRCSDNNTYSFEIVNRSTWLNIAERIFKGNAPFNFTIIPYNYVNNSTKENNNNKDSVLLISKNLKDSSNPVDENSHIIDSTIKSNTSNNNSSSSNNNIVGIYDSEVREEKIKEDNTQQGNILKKENEIVNTDQEVPVSNIFSKNIDNKNNYIESNYKSSYNTNNPELIHSNDFIGSNNNHTFNFLSRYNSILNNMQGSGKVSGSVPEFKARIFSEEETSELGSGEKHHDNALNPNEPCDQVIKLGDIINSINEKTITINSKTNNVLCINLDSVSGNGFVWSLLGVHKQKPLINPSNFPTKRVTQSYISPDITVTNPVPLPKNSNSNKNDSINNSKEGSYNHTTSNNYPKATEQLVGGSSILISKIKPHKSGHYFIVYSYYRPFDPTRDTNTRIIELNVQ from the exons atgaaccatttaatttttctttcttttttccttttatcgTGCATAGCCCATCTTTCCAGATGTTCAg ATAATAACACTTACTCTTTTGAAATTGTGAATAGATCTACGTGGTTAAATATAGCAGAGAGAATATTTAAAGGAAACGCTCCATTTAATTTTACTATTATtccatataattatgtaaataattctacaaaagaaaataataataataaagactccgttttattaataagcaaaaatttaaaagattCCTCTAATCCAGTTGACGAAAATAGTCATATAATTGACAGTACTATAAAATCTAAcacatcaaataataatagtagtagtagtaataacAATATTGTTGGTATATACGATTCAGAAGTACGTGAAGAAAAGataaaagaagataataCACAACAGGGCAATATACTTAAAAAGGAAAACGAGATTGTAAATACCGATCAGGAAGTACCTgtttcaaatattttttcaaaaaatattgataataaaaataattacattGAATCAAATTATAAGAGCAGTTATAATACAAACAACCCAGAGTTGATTCATTCTAACGATTTTATTGGTTCGAATAATAATCATacatttaattttctttCTCGATATAAcagtatattaaataatatgcaAGGAAGTGGAAAGGTTTCAGGTAGCGTACCTGAATTTAAGGCTAGAATTTTTTCAGAAGAAGAAACTAGTGAATTAGGATCAGGAGAAAAACATCATGATAATGCATTAAATCCTAATGAACCATGTGATCAAGTTATCAAATTAGgagatattataaatagtataaatgaaaaaacaaTAACTATAAATTCAAAGACAAATAATGTATTATGTATTAATCTAGATTCAGTGAGTGGAAATGGATTTGTATGGTCTTTATTAGGAGTGCATAAACAAAAGCCATTAATAAATCCATCTAATTTTCCTACTAAAAGAGTAACACAATCATATATTAGTCCAGATATTACCGTTACCAATCCAGTGCCCTTACCAAAAAATTctaattcaaataaaaatgattcaataaataattcaaaagAAGGAAGTTACAATCATACAACAAGTAATAATTATCCTAAGGCAACAGAACAACTTGTTGGGGGTTCATCCATATTGATAAGTAAAATTAAGCCTCACAAATCTGGACATTATTTTATAgtctattcatattatagaCCTTTTGATCCAACAAGAGACACAAACACAAGAATTATTGAGTTAAACGTGCAATAA